The genome window CAGACGCGGTAGATGCGCGCCTGCGGCACCTTGTCGGTCATCGTCTCGCGGGTGGACTGGGTGCGCTGGGCCACGTCGACCTGCGGCTGCGCCATGCTCGGTCCGGCCGGGATGTCGCCGAAATAGCGCGCGACCTTCTCTTTCGCGGTGGCCACATCGATGTCGCCGGCCAGCACCAGCACCGCGTTGTTCGGCCCGTACCAGGTGCGGAACCACTGCTTCACGTCAGCCAGCGAGGCGGCGTTGAGATCGTTCATCGAGCCGATCACGCTGTGGTGGTACGGGTGGCCCTTCGGATATAGCGCGCGGCTCAGCCTGTCCCAGGCCTGGCCGTAGGGCTGGTTCTCGCCCTGGCGCTTCTCGTTCTGGACCACGCCGCGCTGTTCGTCGAGCGCGGCCTGGTCGATGGCGCCGACCAGGTGGCCCATGCGGTCGGACTCCATCCACAGCGCCATGTCCAGCGCGGTGGTCGGCACGTTCTCGAAATAGTTTGTGCGGTCGCTGTTGGTGGTGCCGTTCTGGTCGGTGGCGCCGACCTGCTTGAACGGTTCGAAGAACTCGCCGCTGTGGTTCTCGCTGCCCTGGAACATCAGATGTTCGAACAGGTGCGCGAAACCGGTGCGCCCGGCCGGCTCGTCCTTGGCGCCGACGTGGTACCAGAGGTTGACCGCCACGATCGGCGCCTTGCGATCGGTATGCACCACCACGCGCAGGCCGTTGGGCAAGGTGAACTGCTCGTAGGCGATATCCACTGTCGCCGCCGCCGGCGGCCTGGCCGCACTCGACGGCGGCGCGTAGCTCAGCGCGCCGAGCGCGGTGGACAGGGCGATGGCCAGCAGCGCCCCACGCGGGCGGATCGACACGGTCATGCAAGTTCCTTTTGAGGAATGAGTGGAAGGAGAGCCAGGCCTCGATCGTAACGGGCCGGCGCCATGCCCGCGTATGCCGTTCGGTCCGCTCCTGAGCATCGCCGGCACCGTCGATGCTGAACGCGATGCGCCGACGCCGCTGCCCGAGAGGTGACCGGCAAGCCGAAGACGGACGCAAGGGACCGTGTGTCCGCCCGCGGACACACGGCTCACAAAAAAACTGGAATAACAAAGCCTTGAAGTTGGCACAGGATCTGATTTGCAGCTGGGCGCAACAAAACACTGCCAAATTGAAAAAGTGAACAAGAGCTTAATAAAGATAAAAGGCAGAAGAGGGTCTTGCACACCCTGATTTGGTGTTACCCATTACTACATCACCACTATTAAATAACACTAAAGAGGCCCGCCATGAAAACCGTTTCCTTCGCCCTGAGCTTCGCCATCGCCGCCCTGCTCGCCGCGCCGGCCATCGCCGCACCTGCCATCGCCACTCTGGACAGCATGCAGGTCCGCCCTTCCGCCGAGCAGATCGCCCAGCGCAGCGTCGAGCGCAACAGCGGCGTCGTCACCCTGGCCGCGCTGCAGGTGCGTCCGAGCGCCGACACCCAGAGCGTGATCGCGATCGGCAGCGTGGTCAGCGGTGCCCTGGACAGCGCGATGCTGCAGCTACAGCCAAGCCTGCAGAACCTGAGTCAGGATCTGACCACCAGCTTGGCGCGCTGAGCCGGCGACGCTTGACCGGCGCCGGCGCGTAAACTGCGCCGATGACCGCCACGCCCACGCTGCATGTCCTGCTGTTCCAACCCGAAATACCGCCCAACACCGGCAATGCCATCCGCCTTTGCGCCAACACCGGCACCCAGCTGCACCTGATCGAGCCGCTCGGCTTCGAGCTCGAGGACAAGCAGCTCAAACGCGCCGGCCTGGACTACCACGAATACGCACGCCTGCAGGTCCACGCTTCGCTGGACGCCGCGTTGCAGACCATCGCTCCGCGCCGCCTGTTCGCCCTGAGTACCCGCAGCAGCACCCGCTACGATGCGCCCGCCTTCGCCGACGGCGATGCGTTCCTGTTCGGCCCAGAGACCCGCGGCCTGCCCGCCGAGGTGCTGGAGCAGGTTCCGC of Xanthomonas translucens pv. cerealis contains these proteins:
- a CDS encoding tRNA (cytidine(34)-2'-O)-methyltransferase → MTATPTLHVLLFQPEIPPNTGNAIRLCANTGTQLHLIEPLGFELEDKQLKRAGLDYHEYARLQVHASLDAALQTIAPRRLFALSTRSSTRYDAPAFADGDAFLFGPETRGLPAEVLEQVPPAQRLRLPMRPHNRSLNLSNAVAVVVFEAWRQLGFPGAD